Proteins encoded in a region of the Longibacter salinarum genome:
- the holA gene encoding DNA polymerase III subunit delta, with protein MAKKTGLSFEDLATSFRHQNFKPLYFLFGEEGFLIDELQDILIENALEPSQHDFNLDIVYGSDTEASKVIGLCQGYPAMAPRRVVIVREFEKLENNRQFKSYADDPNPEAVVLLACTNKPNLSAHPYRALKKKAAWSHFKPLYDNQMPGWIKKYVRGQGYDIEPQAVQMLADYVGTDLQTAASEVEKLITFAGERDTLTANDVLDASGQTREFNVFELQSAIGEGKYADAMRITNRILQQASNAHSEAIMIVAVLNAYVDKLWKLQMPQAQRMSKHKLAGHIGVSPYFVQEYKQAARRYSMRAVQDAHAALLAADYELKGGSRRDPRLILTLLVRRLLPQRVTA; from the coding sequence ATGGCTAAAAAGACCGGTCTTTCGTTCGAAGATCTGGCCACGTCGTTTCGGCACCAGAACTTCAAGCCGCTGTATTTTCTGTTCGGTGAAGAAGGGTTTTTAATCGACGAGCTCCAGGATATCCTGATTGAGAACGCGCTGGAGCCGTCGCAGCACGATTTCAATCTCGACATCGTCTACGGGTCCGATACCGAAGCCTCGAAGGTCATCGGTCTGTGTCAGGGCTATCCCGCGATGGCGCCTCGCCGGGTTGTGATCGTGCGGGAGTTCGAGAAGCTGGAAAACAACCGCCAGTTCAAGAGTTACGCGGACGACCCAAATCCCGAGGCCGTCGTGCTCCTCGCGTGCACCAACAAGCCAAATCTTTCCGCGCATCCATATCGGGCGCTGAAGAAAAAGGCCGCGTGGTCGCACTTCAAGCCGCTGTACGACAACCAGATGCCCGGCTGGATCAAGAAGTACGTGCGCGGTCAGGGTTACGACATCGAGCCGCAGGCCGTCCAGATGCTTGCGGATTACGTCGGCACCGATCTGCAGACGGCGGCCAGCGAGGTCGAGAAGCTGATCACGTTTGCCGGGGAGCGCGACACGCTGACGGCGAACGACGTGCTCGACGCCAGCGGGCAGACGCGCGAGTTCAATGTCTTCGAGCTTCAGAGCGCGATCGGCGAGGGGAAGTACGCGGACGCCATGCGCATCACCAATCGCATTCTGCAGCAGGCCTCTAATGCGCACAGCGAGGCCATCATGATCGTCGCCGTGCTCAACGCGTATGTCGATAAGCTGTGGAAGCTTCAGATGCCGCAGGCGCAGCGAATGTCGAAGCATAAGCTGGCCGGACACATCGGCGTCAGCCCGTACTTTGTGCAGGAATACAAGCAGGCCGCCCGGCGCTACTCCATGCGCGCCGTACAGGACGCACATGCCGCATTGCTCGCGGCCGACTACGAGTTGAAAGGAGGCTCCCGACGCGATCCTCGCTTGATCCTGACCCTGCTGGTTCGTCGGTTGCTGCCACAGCGTGTGACGGCCTGA
- a CDS encoding anti-sigma factor family protein — protein sequence MNDHASLPPLDGDDASYAWLDEWLCEYVDGTMDPSLESVFETYVEANPELKAHIEQLNETRNLLGNRGRPAPPSREKRRRVCNRVQSRVCRKVECDMLRQQESLADLVRDHSRAALGIASSMAVALVVGIFTGALLFAPESDYASRRTVSTAPSAAMSGGSYASQPVSSRESSSPSTQEPIVQADAGSSSSTAGAGEEVTYNISASPVDPIPSSDAPTRSSTWSASTPTPSLAPLHLPLDASAFQADREHMTMWPGPLQAILSSGKWSAPVNAGWVTLPLMPGDASTRSASSPKETVSDRMISYNRP from the coding sequence ATGAATGATCACGCATCTCTGCCCCCCCTGGATGGCGACGACGCCTCCTACGCCTGGCTGGACGAATGGCTGTGCGAGTACGTAGACGGCACGATGGATCCGTCCCTGGAGTCCGTGTTCGAAACGTACGTCGAGGCCAACCCGGAGCTCAAAGCGCACATCGAGCAGTTAAACGAGACGCGCAACCTGCTCGGGAATCGCGGTCGACCGGCGCCGCCCTCGCGCGAGAAGCGTAGGCGGGTTTGTAACCGGGTTCAATCGCGGGTTTGTCGCAAGGTCGAATGCGACATGCTCCGCCAGCAGGAATCCCTGGCCGACCTGGTGCGCGACCACTCCCGCGCCGCGCTCGGCATCGCCTCCTCAATGGCCGTCGCCCTCGTCGTAGGCATCTTCACCGGCGCGCTTCTTTTCGCGCCCGAATCCGATTACGCCTCGCGCAGAACCGTCTCCACTGCGCCTTCGGCCGCGATGTCCGGCGGCTCCTACGCATCACAGCCCGTGTCGTCACGCGAGTCTTCGAGTCCCTCTACGCAAGAGCCGATCGTCCAGGCAGATGCAGGGTCTTCGTCCTCCACCGCCGGAGCAGGTGAGGAGGTGACGTACAACATATCCGCCTCGCCCGTCGACCCGATTCCGTCGTCCGATGCGCCCACTCGTTCGTCCACGTGGTCGGCTTCGACCCCGACTCCGTCGCTCGCCCCACTACACCTGCCACTAGACGCGTCTGCCTTCCAGGCTGACCGCGAGCACATGACCATGTGGCCGGGGCCGCTTCAGGCGATCCTGTCGTCGGGCAAGTGGTCCGCGCCCGTAAACGCCGGCTGGGTCACGCTACCGCTGATGCCAGGGGACGCCTCGACGAGATCGGCATCCTCGCCGAAAGAGACCGTATCAGATCGGATGATCTCGTACAACCGTCCGTAG
- a CDS encoding ABC transporter permease — MLRNYFKTALRALRRHAGYTLLNTVGIAVGMAACLLIGLYVQSEWTYDSFHDASDRIYRVWVDETYEDRQFTNTITPLPLGPTLEARYPEVEKAVRIFVREDVVQRDDTGFREQIHAVDRGFFDVFDFPFLKGDPATALDSPDGVVLTDRVAKTYFGDADPLGRTLQIRGGDGFETFTVTGIAAEPPVESSIQFNILTPLRDANFGERSRTAWFRVFVETYVLLRDNADPDALRAKLPEMVVDAIGPEEAAASQYTVGLQPITSIHLDTSLPAGLEPTSRPLYSIVLAALGLLILGIACINFVTLAVGRSAERAREVGVRKVVGADRRQLMQQFWGEAFLVTGAALALSLGLAWVGLPVFETLAGRDLAFDLSGSILLLMAGLMILVGGVAGGYPAAVLSGLHPTDVLKGRLPIRPRSRLQRVLVGTQFVCSTVLLVTLFVMNQQIGYVESAPLGYQTEQIVTIPTTGSFDEGMATLDRMRGELSGVPGIVDVAASSYTPGQPWITAELEDDRGGFYTYRANLVSYDYIETMGIDITEGRSFNRDMPSDTSRGIVVNEALVDAMGWTDAVGRRLPGMSDHEIVGVTDNFHYASLHETVEPVVLTANPDLIFRSAVNIGVPGSTAPKIAVRIASGNVQRAMTAIEEAWETTSAGQPFAYTFLDDAVDQQYRQERRFAKIVGWTTALAVGIAMFGLFALVVLITQHRRREIGIRRVLGASATSIVGLLSSEFVKVVAVAFVVATPIAYLLVRRWLQDFAYHVDLSALPFVLAAGLILLLTLATVGAQAVRSAHRDPVAVLRRE, encoded by the coding sequence ATGCTCAGAAACTACTTCAAAACAGCACTGCGAGCCCTTCGACGACACGCCGGGTACACGCTACTGAACACCGTCGGCATTGCCGTGGGCATGGCCGCGTGCCTGCTGATTGGCCTGTACGTCCAAAGTGAGTGGACATACGACAGCTTCCACGACGCATCCGATCGGATCTACCGGGTCTGGGTCGACGAGACGTATGAGGACAGACAGTTCACCAACACGATCACACCCCTACCGCTCGGGCCGACGCTCGAGGCCCGGTATCCGGAGGTGGAGAAAGCCGTTCGCATCTTCGTGCGCGAAGATGTCGTTCAGCGCGACGACACCGGCTTCCGGGAGCAAATCCACGCGGTGGATCGAGGCTTCTTCGATGTTTTTGACTTTCCATTTTTGAAGGGCGACCCGGCAACGGCGCTCGATTCGCCAGATGGTGTGGTTCTGACGGACAGGGTCGCGAAAACCTATTTCGGCGATGCGGATCCGCTTGGGCGGACCCTGCAAATACGGGGTGGCGACGGTTTCGAGACGTTCACAGTGACCGGCATAGCGGCCGAACCTCCCGTCGAGTCGAGCATCCAGTTCAACATCCTGACGCCACTTCGGGACGCAAACTTCGGAGAGCGATCCCGCACGGCCTGGTTTCGAGTGTTCGTGGAAACCTATGTGCTCCTCCGGGACAATGCCGATCCGGACGCCCTCCGCGCCAAGCTACCGGAGATGGTCGTGGACGCGATTGGCCCCGAGGAGGCCGCTGCAAGTCAGTACACCGTCGGTCTGCAGCCGATCACAAGCATCCACCTCGATACGTCGCTGCCCGCCGGTCTGGAGCCAACCAGTCGGCCGCTCTACTCGATTGTTCTGGCCGCCCTCGGGTTGCTCATTCTTGGCATTGCGTGCATCAACTTTGTGACGCTTGCCGTCGGGCGGTCGGCGGAGCGGGCACGCGAGGTCGGCGTGCGCAAGGTGGTCGGGGCCGACCGTCGGCAGCTGATGCAGCAGTTCTGGGGCGAGGCGTTTCTCGTCACCGGTGCCGCCCTTGCACTCAGTCTTGGCCTGGCGTGGGTGGGCCTCCCTGTGTTCGAGACCCTCGCCGGGCGAGATCTGGCGTTCGATCTTAGCGGCTCCATCCTGCTGCTCATGGCTGGACTCATGATTCTCGTTGGTGGCGTCGCGGGCGGGTACCCCGCCGCCGTACTCTCGGGCCTGCATCCAACCGATGTATTGAAAGGGCGTCTCCCCATCCGGCCTCGAAGCCGACTTCAACGCGTGCTCGTCGGGACGCAGTTCGTCTGTTCCACCGTTCTACTTGTGACCCTCTTCGTGATGAACCAGCAGATCGGGTACGTGGAGTCGGCTCCGCTCGGGTATCAGACCGAGCAGATCGTGACGATCCCGACGACCGGATCCTTCGACGAGGGGATGGCGACGCTGGATCGTATGCGCGGGGAGTTGAGCGGTGTCCCGGGCATCGTCGATGTCGCGGCCTCCTCCTACACGCCGGGACAGCCCTGGATCACGGCTGAACTCGAGGACGACCGCGGCGGGTTTTACACGTATCGGGCTAATCTCGTCTCGTACGATTACATCGAGACGATGGGGATCGACATCACGGAGGGCCGCAGTTTCAACCGAGACATGCCGTCCGACACGAGCCGGGGCATTGTGGTCAACGAAGCGCTCGTCGATGCGATGGGGTGGACGGACGCCGTGGGACGCCGTCTGCCGGGGATGAGTGATCACGAAATCGTGGGCGTCACCGATAACTTTCACTATGCATCGTTGCACGAAACGGTCGAGCCTGTCGTGCTCACGGCGAACCCGGATCTGATTTTCCGAAGTGCGGTCAACATCGGCGTACCCGGCAGTACCGCGCCCAAGATTGCCGTGCGCATCGCCTCGGGAAACGTACAACGTGCCATGACCGCGATCGAAGAGGCGTGGGAGACCACTTCCGCCGGTCAGCCCTTTGCTTACACATTTCTGGATGACGCGGTGGATCAGCAATACCGACAAGAGCGCCGATTCGCTAAGATCGTGGGCTGGACGACCGCTCTCGCCGTCGGGATTGCTATGTTCGGGCTCTTTGCTCTCGTCGTCCTGATCACACAGCATCGTCGCAGAGAGATCGGCATCCGTCGCGTGCTCGGGGCGTCCGCTACCTCCATCGTCGGTCTTCTGTCGAGCGAGTTCGTGAAGGTCGTGGCGGTGGCGTTCGTGGTGGCTACCCCAATTGCCTACCTGCTCGTCCGACGCTGGCTTCAGGATTTCGCATACCACGTGGATTTGAGTGCGCTGCCGTTCGTCCTCGCGGCCGGCCTCATCCTTCTCCTGACGCTGGCGACCGTCGGAGCGCAGGCGGTTCGAAGTGCCCATCGCGATCCGGTGGCCGTCCTTCGGCGGGAGTGA
- a CDS encoding ABC transporter permease: MWFSYLKTAWRSIRSHALFSSINIFGLAAGLSVCLLVMALIWDQVQYDRFHPERDRIVRVLSQEVRAEGGTSSLRAAAPAPLAEAMDEQIPAVEQTTRIGQIRTLAFTGENGVTTNGLYAEPSFFDVFGFEMKEGGDPRKVLQQPGQILLKEELAEKLFGGASAIGQHVTLENHSTFTVAGIVAEPPGETHLTFDMLASFATLRDLERGSQAEDWRNTWTFAVYARIDDAASLAGIESLLSEISDQRYDGREVRIDFFVQKLGDIALGPQLSNEIASYSLSGTIVYILAGLALLVMLAAGFNYVSLSVARAMSRSQEIGVRKTTGARRGQIVTQLLAEAVMIAILALGLGYVLLAWLLPAFNHLGPMQMMGIEVSRSTLLDPTLIAIFAGFTVITGLVAGLYPALRLSRVQPAEILSSSPGNSMGSSSRLRTGLAGVQFALAIVFVSVAALLAWQVDYMTAKDYGFKTADRLVVDIDGRSIETLRSELAQASAVEAVTLTSAYPVSGSLTGADLKHGDAVPLDSYVYAIDAAFTEVLGIEVAAGRSFSREQDPDSSSAILINEVAASRLGFTNPAEAVGAMVSFADARREVAGVVEDYHFDFMTDPIEPIVLYTGPSRFRQAIVKARPGRMEEAASQVEAIWTDLKPLHASTVTPLAELVYDNPMHRAMRDASSIVGLVSLFAMLISSLGLFGTAVHMVERRRKEVGVRKALGATRAMLVWLLTRRYVLLLAGTSAVALPVAWYLNRTWMQTFAYHVPVSPWLLGGCALGLGAVALAIVATQTVRASSTDPAAVLRTE; encoded by the coding sequence ATGTGGTTCAGTTATCTAAAGACGGCCTGGCGCTCGATTCGGAGTCATGCGCTCTTTTCCTCGATCAACATTTTTGGGCTGGCTGCGGGTCTCTCGGTCTGCCTGTTGGTGATGGCATTGATCTGGGATCAGGTGCAGTACGACCGGTTTCATCCGGAGCGCGACCGCATCGTGCGCGTGCTGTCGCAAGAGGTGCGTGCGGAGGGCGGCACGAGCTCGCTAAGGGCTGCTGCGCCGGCGCCGCTCGCGGAGGCCATGGACGAACAGATCCCGGCTGTGGAGCAAACCACGCGGATCGGGCAGATCCGAACGCTGGCCTTCACCGGCGAGAACGGGGTCACCACGAACGGGCTCTACGCCGAGCCGTCCTTCTTCGACGTATTTGGTTTCGAAATGAAGGAAGGGGGCGACCCGCGTAAAGTATTGCAGCAGCCGGGCCAGATTTTGTTAAAGGAAGAGCTTGCCGAGAAGCTGTTTGGCGGGGCGTCGGCGATCGGACAACACGTCACGCTCGAAAACCACTCTACGTTCACGGTGGCCGGTATCGTAGCGGAGCCCCCGGGGGAGACGCATCTCACGTTCGACATGCTGGCCTCGTTTGCGACATTGCGCGACCTGGAGCGGGGCTCGCAGGCAGAGGATTGGAGAAATACGTGGACGTTTGCCGTCTACGCCCGGATCGATGATGCCGCGTCGTTGGCGGGGATAGAATCGCTGCTATCGGAAATCTCGGACCAGCGCTACGACGGGCGCGAGGTGCGCATCGACTTCTTCGTTCAAAAGCTGGGCGACATCGCGCTGGGGCCGCAGCTTTCGAACGAGATTGCCAGCTACAGCCTGTCTGGCACCATCGTGTACATACTGGCCGGTCTGGCTCTGCTCGTGATGCTGGCGGCGGGATTCAACTACGTCAGCCTTTCGGTGGCGCGGGCGATGAGCAGGTCGCAAGAAATCGGTGTACGCAAGACCACCGGCGCGAGGCGCGGGCAGATCGTGACGCAGCTGCTGGCAGAGGCGGTGATGATTGCCATTCTTGCGCTGGGGCTTGGCTACGTGTTGCTGGCCTGGCTACTGCCGGCGTTCAACCACCTCGGTCCCATGCAGATGATGGGCATCGAGGTGTCGCGGTCAACCCTGCTGGATCCGACGCTCATAGCCATCTTCGCCGGGTTTACTGTGATAACCGGGCTGGTGGCCGGCTTGTATCCAGCACTCCGTCTGTCACGTGTGCAGCCGGCTGAGATTCTGTCGTCGTCACCTGGGAACAGCATGGGATCCTCGTCGCGGCTGCGGACGGGGCTTGCGGGTGTTCAGTTCGCGTTGGCCATCGTGTTTGTGAGTGTCGCCGCGCTGCTGGCCTGGCAGGTCGACTACATGACGGCCAAGGATTACGGCTTTAAAACGGCAGATCGCCTCGTCGTTGACATCGACGGGCGGTCCATCGAAACACTCCGCTCCGAACTGGCGCAGGCCTCCGCTGTCGAGGCGGTCACGCTGACATCCGCGTACCCGGTTTCCGGATCGCTCACCGGGGCGGACCTGAAGCACGGTGACGCGGTGCCGCTGGACAGCTACGTGTACGCTATTGACGCGGCATTTACGGAGGTGCTGGGCATCGAGGTCGCCGCAGGCCGGTCCTTCTCGCGGGAGCAGGATCCGGACTCCAGCTCCGCGATTCTGATCAATGAAGTCGCGGCGTCGCGGCTGGGCTTCACGAACCCGGCAGAGGCCGTCGGCGCCATGGTGAGTTTTGCCGACGCCCGCCGCGAGGTGGCCGGCGTGGTGGAAGACTACCACTTCGACTTCATGACCGACCCGATTGAGCCGATTGTGCTGTACACCGGCCCGTCGCGCTTCCGGCAGGCCATCGTAAAAGCGCGCCCGGGGAGAATGGAGGAGGCGGCGTCGCAGGTGGAGGCAATCTGGACGGATCTGAAGCCGCTGCATGCGTCGACGGTGACCCCGCTGGCGGAGCTCGTCTACGACAATCCGATGCACCGGGCGATGCGCGATGCGTCATCGATCGTCGGGCTGGTGTCGCTCTTTGCGATGCTGATTAGCAGTCTGGGGCTGTTTGGAACGGCGGTGCACATGGTTGAGCGCCGGCGTAAGGAGGTGGGCGTCCGCAAGGCGCTGGGCGCGACGCGGGCAATGCTCGTCTGGCTGCTGACGCGCCGCTACGTCTTGCTGCTCGCCGGGACGAGCGCCGTGGCGCTGCCGGTGGCCTGGTACCTGAATCGGACGTGGATGCAGACCTTTGCGTATCATGTGCCGGTGAGTCCATGGCTCCTGGGCGGCTGCGCGCTGGGACTCGGCGCCGTCGCGCTGGCTATTGTCGCGACGCAGACCGTCCGTGCCTCCTCTACCGACCCCGCTGCGGTGCTTCGGACCGAGTAG
- a CDS encoding ABC transporter ATP-binding protein, which produces MIKLQNITKSYRNGFKRAFVLRRVSLEINEGEFVTIMGPSGAGKSTLLHIMGLLDEPSDGDYLFRGESTASMSNKQRTELHRTQIGFVFQAYHLIDDLTVYENLETPLLYKGLGRSERKSKVAEMLDRFSLVAKQKLFPNQLSGGQQQLVGVARALIIEPRVILADEPTGNLQSQQGEDIMQTLRDLNENDGVTIVQVTHSEKQARYGDRIVRLVDGAVDEDLRLNAETAAA; this is translated from the coding sequence ATGATCAAGCTCCAGAACATCACCAAGTCGTACCGCAACGGCTTCAAGCGAGCCTTCGTGCTCCGGCGCGTTTCCCTCGAGATCAATGAGGGCGAGTTCGTCACGATCATGGGGCCGTCCGGTGCAGGCAAGTCGACGCTTCTGCACATCATGGGTCTGCTCGACGAACCGTCTGACGGAGACTATCTCTTCCGCGGCGAGTCGACCGCGTCGATGTCGAACAAGCAGCGAACGGAGCTCCACCGAACACAGATCGGGTTCGTCTTCCAGGCCTACCACCTCATCGACGATCTGACGGTCTACGAGAATCTTGAGACGCCGCTCCTCTACAAGGGACTGGGCCGCTCGGAGCGCAAGAGCAAGGTGGCGGAGATGCTCGACCGGTTCTCCCTCGTCGCCAAGCAGAAGCTCTTTCCGAACCAGCTCTCGGGCGGTCAGCAGCAGCTCGTCGGCGTGGCTCGCGCGCTGATTATCGAGCCGCGGGTCATTCTCGCAGACGAGCCCACGGGCAACCTGCAGTCACAGCAGGGCGAGGATATCATGCAGACCCTACGCGACCTGAACGAGAACGATGGGGTCACGATCGTGCAGGTGACGCACTCGGAGAAGCAAGCCCGATACGGCGATCGGATTGTCCGCCTGGTCGATGGTGCCGTGGATGAAGACCTACGCCTCAATGCGGAAACGGCCGCTGCGTAA
- a CDS encoding ABC transporter permease — protein MLNNYLKTAARSIRRNAGYAAINVIGLAVGIAVCLLIAVFVRYELSYDDFHENSERTYRIVSDWGDFSVPATSWPLVKAFETDYPDVQVVRIDPVTAILDHDEQRFTRERIFVANSAFLDVFSFDLLRGDRASALERPETALVTPAAAKRFFGTAEAIGQTLRVNGEEEVEVVGIVEAAPAASHFHYDVLVSWSTLDAWMNYSEVRADAWGANGIYTYLQLPDGMSRSALESELPDLIERHAGADWNGSTLSLQPLTAIHLHSNHNMEIEANGSIAVLYVFGVIGLFVLLLACVNFMNLATARATERAAEVGVRKTIGAYRGQLIGQFFAESMLLAFVALVIALAVAAAVTPLVSKAIGLPLTTGMLLAPGALALLLVITMAAGLLAGSYPALYLSRFQPATALRGSTEPTGAAHRLRQGLVVFQFAVSTILIIGTTAAYLQLDHLRTASPGFNAEQVVTVPMQSDDAMSAYASFRDQALRSPHILGVSVGSVDFPSELLDGNGYGFAGTGVPDDSLLGIRTISVGHDFFETLGVPVVAGRTFSRERAADSTAYVVNRTALRLMQRQAPDVLSAEEAVGRTIRAWGDWPFSPAPLIGVVDDVHFATLREQVEPMIFYIEPDDYSTLYVRVDAAQTEAALADLRGTWENVHAAWPFEYAFADQRFASSYRAEQRLGILFALFSALAILIACLGLFGLAAFTARQRTKEIGIRKALGATAAQVVGLLTKEFVRLVALAVVVAMPVAYVLMSRWLDTFASHISLGASVFLIAGLGAMVTAVVTVSVQAFRAARLDPTKALRTD, from the coding sequence ATGCTGAACAATTATCTGAAGACCGCGGCCCGTTCCATCCGACGCAACGCCGGATACGCAGCTATCAACGTTATCGGCCTGGCGGTCGGGATCGCCGTGTGCCTCTTGATCGCGGTGTTTGTTCGCTATGAGCTGAGCTACGACGATTTCCACGAAAACAGTGAGCGGACATACCGCATCGTGAGCGACTGGGGCGACTTCAGTGTGCCGGCGACGAGTTGGCCGCTTGTGAAAGCGTTCGAAACGGACTACCCGGACGTGCAGGTCGTTCGCATCGACCCGGTCACGGCCATCCTCGATCATGATGAGCAGCGGTTTACGCGTGAGCGCATCTTTGTGGCGAATTCTGCCTTCCTCGATGTGTTTTCGTTCGATCTGCTTCGTGGGGACCGGGCGTCCGCGCTTGAGCGGCCCGAGACCGCGCTCGTCACACCGGCGGCGGCGAAGCGATTCTTTGGCACGGCGGAGGCGATCGGGCAAACGCTCCGCGTGAACGGCGAGGAGGAAGTCGAGGTAGTCGGGATCGTGGAGGCCGCGCCCGCTGCCTCTCACTTTCACTACGACGTGCTGGTATCCTGGTCGACCCTGGACGCGTGGATGAACTACAGCGAGGTGCGGGCCGATGCCTGGGGCGCAAACGGGATTTACACGTATCTCCAGTTGCCGGACGGGATGAGTCGATCGGCGTTGGAATCGGAGTTGCCCGACCTGATCGAACGTCATGCCGGTGCCGACTGGAACGGTTCAACGCTGTCGCTCCAGCCTCTGACGGCGATCCATCTGCACTCCAACCACAACATGGAGATCGAGGCAAATGGCTCCATTGCCGTTCTCTACGTGTTCGGCGTGATCGGCCTGTTCGTACTTCTACTCGCCTGCGTCAACTTTATGAACCTGGCGACGGCGCGGGCCACGGAGCGAGCCGCCGAGGTCGGCGTGCGGAAGACGATCGGTGCATATCGCGGGCAGCTGATCGGACAGTTTTTCGCGGAGTCGATGTTGCTGGCGTTCGTTGCATTGGTGATTGCGCTTGCTGTTGCAGCAGCCGTGACCCCGCTGGTTAGCAAGGCCATTGGGCTCCCGCTGACCACGGGGATGTTGCTAGCTCCGGGCGCGCTGGCACTCCTGCTGGTCATTACGATGGCAGCGGGGCTTCTGGCGGGGAGTTATCCAGCCCTGTATCTGTCGCGCTTTCAGCCGGCGACGGCGCTGCGGGGATCGACGGAGCCAACGGGAGCGGCGCACCGACTGCGGCAAGGACTGGTCGTGTTTCAGTTCGCCGTGTCTACCATCCTCATCATCGGGACGACAGCGGCCTACCTGCAACTTGATCATCTTCGAACCGCCTCCCCCGGATTCAATGCAGAGCAGGTCGTCACCGTGCCGATGCAGAGCGACGACGCGATGTCAGCCTATGCGTCCTTCCGCGACCAAGCGCTTCGATCCCCACACATTCTGGGCGTGTCCGTTGGCTCGGTCGATTTTCCGAGCGAGCTTCTCGACGGGAACGGATACGGCTTTGCGGGCACTGGTGTGCCAGACGATTCGCTTCTCGGCATCCGAACGATCAGTGTCGGACACGATTTCTTCGAAACGCTCGGCGTGCCCGTTGTGGCGGGACGAACCTTTTCGCGCGAACGGGCAGCGGACTCGACGGCGTACGTAGTGAACCGGACGGCGTTGCGTCTCATGCAGCGGCAAGCCCCCGATGTATTGTCGGCGGAGGAGGCCGTCGGGCGAACAATTCGGGCCTGGGGTGACTGGCCGTTCTCGCCGGCCCCCCTCATCGGCGTTGTGGACGACGTGCATTTCGCCACGCTACGCGAACAGGTGGAACCGATGATTTTCTACATCGAGCCCGACGACTACAGCACGCTGTACGTTCGGGTCGATGCGGCTCAGACCGAGGCCGCGCTGGCGGACCTCCGAGGGACGTGGGAGAATGTCCATGCTGCGTGGCCCTTCGAGTACGCCTTCGCGGATCAGCGCTTTGCCAGCTCATATCGGGCAGAACAACGACTCGGTATTCTGTTCGCGCTCTTCAGCGCGCTCGCCATCCTGATCGCGTGTCTGGGGCTCTTCGGTCTGGCAGCCTTCACGGCGCGTCAACGAACGAAAGAGATCGGCATTCGAAAAGCGCTCGGCGCAACGGCTGCGCAGGTGGTCGGGCTGCTGACGAAAGAGTTCGTTCGGCTTGTGGCGCTGGCCGTTGTCGTGGCGATGCCCGTCGCGTACGTTCTAATGTCTCGGTGGCTCGACACCTTCGCATCACACATTTCCCTCGGCGCAAGCGTTTTCCTCATCGCCGGACTCGGCGCCATGGTTACGGCTGTTGTCACGGTGAGCGTTCAGGCATTCCGGGCCGCTCGGCTTGACCCGACGAAGGCACTCCGAACAGACTGA
- a CDS encoding NuoI/complex I 23 kDa subunit family protein, whose translation MPGTPVNTKKDNERELNFWENLYFPELFKGLGFSLSKITDEPTYTLQYPEEQWYPPDSYRGRPVLVEENGRPRCVSCNLCARACPPLAISMQSHEVDNVKEREPEWFEINMLRCIYCGFCEEVCPEEAIIMSKEYDMTFQSRDEAIFGLERLLKPKEQMQDRLEYLDQYKNRQFGQQWEFKHDNNLHSVKDQHFLDWLAEEGMHGLENTHLRDDRKATSGEQSWGSEREESAYSEHAPE comes from the coding sequence ATGCCTGGCACGCCGGTAAACACCAAAAAGGATAACGAGCGCGAGCTGAACTTCTGGGAGAATCTGTATTTCCCGGAACTGTTCAAAGGCCTCGGCTTCTCGCTCAGCAAAATCACCGACGAGCCGACGTACACGCTGCAATATCCGGAGGAGCAGTGGTATCCGCCGGACAGCTACCGCGGACGTCCGGTTCTCGTCGAAGAGAATGGCCGCCCGCGCTGTGTCTCGTGCAACCTATGTGCTCGCGCTTGCCCGCCGCTCGCGATCTCGATGCAGTCGCACGAGGTCGATAATGTCAAGGAGCGCGAACCGGAGTGGTTTGAAATCAACATGCTCCGCTGCATCTACTGTGGTTTCTGCGAGGAGGTCTGCCCGGAAGAGGCCATCATCATGTCGAAAGAATACGACATGACGTTCCAGAGTCGCGACGAAGCGATCTTCGGGCTCGAGCGTCTGCTGAAGCCGAAGGAGCAGATGCAGGACCGGCTGGAGTACCTCGACCAGTACAAGAACCGCCAGTTCGGCCAGCAGTGGGAGTTCAAGCACGACAACAACCTCCACAGCGTGAAGGACCAGCACTTCCTCGACTGGCTGGCGGAGGAGGGAATGCACGGTCTCGAAAACACGCACCTGCGTGACGATCGGAAGGCCACCAGCGGCGAGCAGTCGTGGGGCTCCGAGCGGGAAGAGTCAGCGTACAGTGAGCACGCGCCGGAGTAA